In Melopsittacus undulatus isolate bMelUnd1 chromosome 6, bMelUnd1.mat.Z, whole genome shotgun sequence, the following proteins share a genomic window:
- the FUNDC2 gene encoding FUN14 domain-containing protein 2 has product MAARGGGAEDTFNILDLAEFTKKQPWWRKVFAPSSGSRAEKYNVATQLLIGGVTGWCTGFVFQKVGKLAATAVGGGFFLLQIANHTGYIKVDWKLVEGDMNKAKRELKFHTSGNKVSPEVRSKVDEVIIFLKKNVILTGGFAGGFLLGLAS; this is encoded by the exons ATGGCGGCGCGGGGCggag GTGCGGAGGACACCTTCAACATCCTGGACCTGGCGGAGTTCACCAAGAAGCAGCCTTGGTGGCGGAAGGTGTTCGCCCCCAGCTCGGGGTCCAGGGCTGAGAAGTACAACGTGGCCACGCAGCTGCTGATCGGAGGGGTCACGGGATG GTGTACTGGATTCGTCTTCCAGAAGGTTGGAAAGCTGGCAGCGACAGCGGTGGGAGGGggctttttcctgcttcag ATCGCAAATCACACGGGATACATCAAAGTGGACTGGAAGCTGGTAGAAGGGGACATGAATAAAGCCAAGCGGGAGCTGAAATTTCACACCAGTGGTAACAAAGTGTCTCCAGAAGTGAGAAGCAAAGTGGATGAG GTGATCATATTTCTGAAGAAGAATGTTATCCTGACTGGAGGGTTTGCTGGAGGATTCCTGCTCGGATTAGCATCCTAG